A stretch of the Archangium violaceum genome encodes the following:
- a CDS encoding sigma-54 interaction domain-containing protein produces MPTSRATPSASSPLVLPALEALAGPVLLVDAHQRVMVATPEAETRLGPAAVRPGTPLREALEVTEGARGLEALLTQGRQVEATLRADGRMHVMQVRALTLEQGTRRLGWVVLLGAETETEGTEGGTEETFHGMWTRDPGMKRLFRIVEKVARTESSVLVRGESGTGKELVANALHAISARRKGPFRAINCAALPPSLLESELFGHVRGAFTGAVRDSPGHFRLADGGTLFLDEVAEIPLELQGKLLRVLETRTIIPVGGRSPVPVNVRIVAATHRPLRREVEAGRFRADLMYRLRVVPLFLPALRERQGDILPLARRFLDELQQNGPRHVERFSPGARRLLESHGWPGNVRELRNVMEYAYVIGEGPVLHEADLPPEFSEPHPPPPREHPNHAGREHDPEELRAALARAGGNRTEAARQLGISRVTLWRRLRTAGDTGKHPPVSPRFMKRFTEPIPSPSGRGSG; encoded by the coding sequence GTGCCCACCTCGCGCGCCACGCCCTCCGCCAGCTCCCCGCTCGTGCTCCCCGCCCTGGAGGCCCTCGCGGGCCCCGTCCTCCTCGTCGATGCCCACCAGCGGGTGATGGTCGCCACGCCCGAGGCGGAGACGCGCCTGGGCCCCGCCGCCGTCCGGCCGGGGACGCCGCTGCGGGAGGCGCTCGAGGTGACCGAGGGCGCGAGGGGACTCGAGGCGCTGCTCACCCAGGGCCGCCAGGTGGAGGCCACGCTGCGCGCCGATGGACGCATGCACGTGATGCAGGTGCGGGCGCTCACCCTGGAACAGGGAACCAGACGGCTGGGGTGGGTGGTGCTGCTCGGCGCGGAGACGGAGACCGAGGGCACGGAGGGCGGCACCGAGGAGACGTTCCACGGCATGTGGACGCGCGACCCGGGGATGAAGCGCCTCTTCCGCATCGTGGAGAAGGTGGCGCGCACCGAGTCCAGCGTGCTCGTGCGGGGCGAGTCCGGCACGGGCAAGGAGCTGGTGGCCAACGCGCTGCACGCCATCTCCGCGAGGCGCAAGGGCCCCTTCCGCGCCATCAACTGCGCCGCCCTGCCTCCCAGCCTGCTGGAGAGCGAGTTGTTCGGCCACGTGCGAGGGGCCTTCACCGGCGCGGTGCGCGACAGCCCGGGCCACTTCCGGCTCGCCGACGGGGGCACGCTCTTCCTGGACGAGGTGGCGGAGATTCCCCTGGAGCTCCAGGGAAAGCTGCTGCGGGTGCTGGAGACGCGCACCATCATCCCCGTGGGAGGACGCTCGCCGGTGCCAGTGAACGTGCGCATCGTCGCGGCCACCCACCGGCCGTTGCGGCGCGAGGTGGAGGCGGGCCGCTTCCGGGCGGACCTGATGTACCGGCTGCGCGTGGTGCCCCTCTTCCTGCCGGCGCTGCGCGAGCGCCAGGGGGACATCCTGCCCCTGGCCCGGCGTTTCCTCGACGAGCTGCAACAGAACGGCCCCCGGCACGTGGAGCGCTTCTCGCCCGGGGCCCGGAGGCTGCTGGAGTCCCACGGCTGGCCGGGCAACGTGCGCGAGCTGCGCAACGTGATGGAGTACGCCTACGTCATCGGCGAGGGCCCGGTGCTGCACGAGGCCGACCTGCCCCCCGAGTTCTCCGAGCCCCACCCGCCACCACCGCGAGAGCACCCAAACCACGCGGGAAGGGAGCACGACCCGGAGGAGCTGAGGGCGGCGCTGGCGAGGGCGGGAGGAAACCGGACGGAGGCCGCCCGGCAGCTGGGCATCAGCCGGGTGACGCTCTGGCGCCGGCTCCGGACGGCCGGGGACACCGGGAAACACCCACCCGTTTCACCCCGTTTCATGAAACGTTTCACCGAGCCAATCCCCTCTCCCTCCGGGAGAGGGTCAGGGTGA
- a CDS encoding MBL fold metallo-hydrolase, which translates to MLFRQLFDAETWTYTYLIADEATREAALIDPVLEQVDRDLQLLTELGLKLTLVLETHVHADHITGAGQLRERTGARVAASPAGAPCVDLQVKDGEELAVGGLRIQVIATPGHTDDSLSFLVGNKLFTGDALLIRACGRADFQNGNAGQLYDSITGRLFTLPDETEVYPGHDYAGLMMSTIGEEKRHNPRLAGKSREAFIEFMNNRKLAPPKKLDIAVPANRACGKPAHQAMA; encoded by the coding sequence ATGCTCTTCCGACAACTCTTCGACGCCGAGACCTGGACGTACACCTACCTCATCGCGGACGAGGCGACGCGAGAAGCGGCGCTCATCGATCCGGTGCTCGAGCAGGTGGACAGAGATCTCCAGCTGCTCACCGAGCTGGGCCTGAAGCTGACGCTGGTGCTGGAGACGCATGTGCACGCGGACCACATCACGGGGGCGGGCCAGCTGCGAGAGCGGACCGGGGCGCGGGTGGCGGCGAGCCCCGCGGGAGCGCCCTGCGTGGACCTCCAGGTGAAGGACGGGGAGGAGCTCGCGGTGGGAGGCCTGCGCATCCAGGTCATCGCCACGCCGGGGCACACGGACGACAGCCTGAGCTTCCTCGTGGGCAACAAGTTGTTCACAGGGGACGCGCTCCTCATCCGGGCGTGTGGCCGCGCGGACTTCCAGAACGGGAACGCGGGCCAGCTCTACGACTCCATCACCGGGAGGCTCTTCACGCTGCCGGACGAGACGGAGGTGTACCCGGGCCACGACTACGCGGGCCTGATGATGAGCACCATTGGCGAGGAGAAGCGGCACAACCCGCGGCTGGCCGGCAAGAGCCGCGAGGCGTTCATCGAGTTCATGAACAACCGCAAGCTGGCGCCGCCCAAGAAGCTGGACATCGCGGTGCCCGCGAACCGCGCCTGCGGCAAGCCCGCCCACCAGGCCATGGCCTGA
- a CDS encoding methyl-accepting chemotaxis protein, with protein sequence MTFKQKVTLLPVVATLFLLAILLLSLRVGQDATRLAARIVDGYTPTLASVRSLDSLAASLKWDLREAYHARDVSRLVPMRGRAEDFLEELAHGEKNPVMEASRLQSLRESFEAFWSEGQRAVELSARGEPGAEAAFLQALERHATLQQSLRGAGEWAQAGLEQSFDEMRVLQHWRQGWVISLVVLCILSLGLLSSWLVRGVVGPLTRLTEVTTRIATEGDLTQCIDVDSRDELGQLARGIEALVVRLRTVPVTLQGTVDELTQAAARLTEASQRQLAFLNHQSRSLSEAGTTMTEIAQTSNLAASRAEMVLKVAAQADAFSVSGRNSIESSAQGLQQLRARVEALMRSVAHLSEQAARAGEIIGSVRDLADQSNVLALNASIEAARAGDEGRGFAVVAREMRALSGQSVQSTQRIGKILLEINQAIRRAVSIAEQDSQQMEAGITQVLTSADRLREITTVVHESSQAAKQIVSSVTQQNTGIAQMTEVMTTLSQMMSDVVESTMNAEEAVVQVNASLERLKQVAASFRV encoded by the coding sequence ATGACGTTCAAGCAGAAGGTCACGCTCCTGCCGGTGGTGGCCACCCTCTTCCTCCTGGCCATCCTCTTGTTGTCGTTGAGGGTCGGTCAGGACGCCACGCGGCTGGCCGCGCGCATCGTCGACGGGTACACGCCGACACTCGCCTCGGTGCGGAGCCTGGATTCGCTGGCGGCCTCGCTCAAGTGGGACCTGCGTGAGGCGTACCATGCGCGGGACGTGTCCCGGCTGGTGCCGATGCGGGGGCGGGCCGAGGACTTCCTGGAGGAACTGGCGCACGGGGAGAAGAACCCGGTGATGGAGGCCTCGCGGCTCCAGTCGCTGCGCGAGTCCTTCGAGGCGTTCTGGTCCGAGGGCCAGCGCGCCGTGGAGCTGTCGGCCCGGGGGGAGCCGGGCGCGGAGGCGGCCTTCCTCCAGGCGTTGGAGCGCCACGCGACGCTGCAGCAGTCGTTACGCGGTGCGGGGGAGTGGGCCCAGGCCGGGCTGGAGCAGTCCTTCGATGAGATGCGCGTGTTGCAGCACTGGCGGCAGGGGTGGGTCATCTCCCTGGTGGTGCTGTGCATCCTCTCGCTGGGGTTGCTCTCGTCCTGGCTGGTGCGGGGCGTGGTGGGGCCGCTCACCCGGCTCACGGAGGTGACCACGCGCATCGCCACCGAGGGAGACCTCACGCAGTGCATCGACGTGGACTCGCGGGACGAGCTCGGGCAGCTGGCGCGGGGCATCGAGGCGTTGGTGGTGCGGCTGCGCACCGTGCCCGTCACGTTGCAGGGCACGGTGGACGAGCTGACGCAGGCGGCGGCGCGGCTCACCGAGGCCAGCCAGCGGCAGCTCGCGTTCCTCAACCACCAGTCGCGCAGCCTGTCCGAGGCGGGCACGACGATGACGGAGATCGCCCAGACGTCCAACCTGGCGGCGAGCCGGGCGGAGATGGTGCTGAAGGTGGCGGCGCAGGCGGATGCCTTCAGCGTGTCGGGGCGCAACTCCATCGAGAGCAGCGCGCAGGGGTTGCAGCAGCTCCGGGCACGCGTGGAGGCGTTGATGCGCAGCGTGGCGCACCTGTCCGAGCAGGCGGCGCGCGCGGGAGAAATCATCGGCAGCGTGCGCGACCTGGCGGACCAGTCGAACGTGCTGGCGCTCAACGCGTCCATCGAGGCGGCGCGCGCGGGTGACGAGGGGCGCGGCTTCGCGGTGGTGGCGCGGGAGATGCGGGCGCTGAGCGGCCAGTCGGTGCAGAGCACGCAGCGCATCGGGAAGATATTGCTGGAGATCAACCAGGCCATCCGGCGCGCGGTGTCCATCGCCGAGCAGGACAGCCAGCAGATGGAGGCGGGGATTACGCAGGTGCTGACGTCGGCGGACCGGCTGCGGGAGATAACGACGGTGGTGCACGAGAGCAGCCAGGCGGCGAAGCAGATCGTCTCCTCGGTGACGCAGCAGAACACGGGCATCGCGCAGATGACCGAGGTGATGACGACGCTGTCGCAGATGATGAGCGACGTGGTGGAGTCGACGATGAACGCGGAGGAGGCGGTGGTGCAGGTGAATGCCTCGCTGGAGCGGCTGAAGCAGGTGGCCGCCAGCTTCCGCGTGTGA
- a CDS encoding GNAT family N-acetyltransferase has translation MGETKAPSRKKKDTLEVRVRRIHRRDLNRAWEFLKLVFRDVNRETVEYQRPRSKRRFLEVYSSEWIEQLVYEVNGEIVGYSECAFEATGDDNWVNPRWFEKRGMRPLFVEELAVHPDYQGRGVGSFIMEQLQHLARTRGCTHLVLEVAENNESALSWYRARNFYKLDAAIFLAQKVPGEPDLLPPRRIKPRLARSEGTPTTGLMPEEVSGPALLGRKPRGSRGGARKKAASTPAKDAPEPEAE, from the coding sequence ATGGGTGAGACGAAAGCTCCCTCGCGCAAGAAGAAGGACACGCTGGAGGTGCGCGTGCGGCGCATCCACCGCCGCGACCTCAACCGGGCCTGGGAGTTCCTCAAGCTCGTCTTCCGGGACGTCAACCGGGAGACGGTGGAGTACCAACGGCCCCGCTCCAAGCGGCGCTTCCTCGAGGTGTACTCCTCGGAGTGGATAGAGCAGCTCGTCTACGAGGTGAACGGAGAAATCGTCGGCTACTCCGAGTGCGCCTTCGAGGCCACGGGTGACGACAACTGGGTCAACCCGCGCTGGTTCGAGAAGCGCGGCATGCGGCCCCTCTTCGTCGAGGAGCTCGCCGTGCACCCGGACTACCAGGGACGAGGCGTGGGCAGCTTCATCATGGAGCAGCTCCAGCACCTGGCGCGCACCCGGGGCTGCACCCACCTGGTGCTCGAGGTGGCCGAGAACAACGAGTCCGCGCTCTCCTGGTACCGGGCGCGCAACTTCTACAAGCTGGACGCCGCCATCTTCCTCGCCCAGAAGGTGCCCGGCGAGCCGGACCTGCTCCCCCCTCGCCGCATCAAGCCCCGCCTCGCGCGGAGCGAGGGCACGCCCACCACCGGCCTCATGCCCGAGGAGGTGAGTGGCCCGGCGCTCCTGGGCAGGAAGCCCCGGGGCTCGCGCGGTGGCGCCCGGAAGAAGGCGGCCAGCACGCCCGCCAAGGACGCGCCCGAGCCGGAAGCGGAGTAG
- a CDS encoding sigma-54-dependent transcriptional regulator has protein sequence MEAGPVAPVVEPRPMRVLVVDDERNIRTTLRMCLEGLGCEVREASTPDAALAALAQAPADLAFVDLRLGTSSGLELLPRLLAESPTLDVVLITAYATFDTAVEAMKRGARDYLPKPFTPAQIRHLVEKTRAHRELSSQLGNLEGQLAQSVPEATLETASPAMHAALALITRAAASDAAVLLRGESGTGKGVLARVLHSLSARRRRPFVTVNCPTLSEQLLVSELFGHVRGAFTGAVRDQPGRVEQAEGGTLFLDEVAEMSPGPQAQLLRFLQEKQFERLGEGRTRRADVRVVTATNRDLEKAVAGGHFREDLLYRLNVIEVKLPALRERPEDILPLARRFVAFFARAAQRPAPELSPATEKMLRAYAWPGNVRELRNALERALIVWPAEVLEPQAFPERIAAATGSGVALGGPHTLEEVEREHILRVMASVPTLDEAAHILGIDASTLWRKRKKYETAQES, from the coding sequence ATGGAGGCCGGACCCGTCGCGCCCGTGGTGGAGCCCCGCCCGATGCGGGTGCTGGTGGTGGATGACGAGCGGAACATCCGCACCACGCTGCGCATGTGCCTGGAAGGGCTCGGCTGCGAGGTGCGCGAGGCCTCCACGCCCGACGCCGCGCTCGCGGCGCTCGCCCAGGCTCCGGCCGACCTGGCCTTCGTGGACCTGCGCCTGGGGACCTCGAGCGGGTTGGAGCTGCTGCCCCGGCTGCTCGCCGAGTCCCCCACCCTGGACGTCGTCCTCATCACCGCCTACGCCACCTTCGACACGGCGGTGGAGGCGATGAAGCGGGGCGCGCGCGACTACCTCCCCAAGCCCTTCACGCCCGCGCAGATACGCCACCTCGTGGAGAAGACGCGGGCGCACCGGGAGCTGAGCTCGCAGCTGGGCAACCTGGAGGGCCAGCTCGCGCAGTCCGTCCCCGAGGCCACGCTGGAGACGGCCTCACCCGCGATGCACGCGGCCCTGGCGCTCATCACCCGGGCGGCGGCGTCGGACGCGGCGGTGCTGCTGCGCGGGGAGAGCGGGACGGGCAAGGGGGTGCTCGCGCGAGTGCTGCACTCACTGAGCGCGCGGCGCCGCCGGCCCTTCGTCACCGTCAACTGCCCCACCCTCTCCGAGCAATTGCTGGTGAGCGAGCTCTTCGGCCACGTGCGAGGGGCCTTCACCGGCGCGGTGAGGGACCAGCCGGGCCGGGTGGAGCAGGCCGAGGGCGGAACGCTCTTCCTGGACGAGGTGGCGGAGATGAGCCCGGGGCCGCAGGCGCAGCTGCTGCGCTTCCTCCAGGAGAAGCAGTTCGAGCGCCTGGGCGAGGGGCGCACGCGCCGGGCGGACGTGCGGGTGGTGACGGCGACCAACCGGGACCTGGAGAAGGCGGTGGCCGGGGGGCACTTCCGGGAGGACCTGCTCTACCGGCTCAACGTCATCGAGGTGAAGCTGCCGGCGTTGAGGGAGCGGCCCGAGGACATCCTCCCGCTGGCGCGGCGCTTCGTGGCCTTCTTCGCGCGGGCGGCGCAAAGGCCGGCGCCGGAGCTGTCCCCGGCGACGGAGAAGATGCTGAGGGCCTACGCGTGGCCGGGTAACGTGCGCGAGCTGCGCAACGCCCTGGAGCGGGCGCTCATCGTCTGGCCAGCGGAGGTGCTGGAGCCGCAAGCCTTTCCGGAGCGGATCGCCGCGGCGACGGGCTCGGGGGTGGCGCTGGGCGGGCCGCACACGCTGGAGGAGGTGGAGCGCGAGCACATCCTCCGGGTGATGGCGAGCGTCCCCACGCTGGACGAGGCGGCGCACATCCTCGGCATCGACGCGTCCACGCTCTGGCGCAAGCGCAAGAAGTACGAGACGGCCCAGGAATCATGA
- a CDS encoding helix-turn-helix domain-containing protein, which produces MTTHTEDVLSPLDTPRVSEPVAATSEATQQQVQRLAQLITKELRDKGGQPLFSLLGPNHESMQLPTDVLTLLQQLLAILAAGDAATVVPVHKELTTQQAANLLNVSRQYLVQLLDEGKIPFHRTGTHRRVYSKDVLEFRARRKAERRAQLDAMMQETQEAGGYPELG; this is translated from the coding sequence ATGACTACGCACACTGAAGATGTTCTATCGCCGCTCGACACTCCGCGTGTTTCAGAGCCGGTCGCCGCTACGAGCGAGGCGACGCAGCAGCAAGTGCAGCGGCTCGCACAGCTCATCACCAAGGAGCTGCGCGACAAGGGCGGTCAGCCACTCTTCTCACTGCTTGGCCCCAACCATGAGTCCATGCAGTTGCCAACGGACGTACTCACCTTGCTCCAGCAACTCCTGGCCATTCTCGCCGCTGGCGACGCAGCCACAGTGGTGCCCGTTCACAAGGAGCTGACGACGCAACAGGCCGCCAATCTCCTCAACGTCTCGCGACAGTATCTCGTGCAGTTACTGGATGAAGGGAAAATCCCCTTCCACCGCACGGGAACCCACCGCCGCGTCTACAGCAAGGATGTGCTGGAATTTCGTGCACGACGAAAGGCAGAGCGCCGTGCACAGCTCGACGCGATGATGCAGGAGACACAGGAGGCAGGGGGCTACCCCGAACTTGGCTAG
- a CDS encoding sensor histidine kinase, with protein sequence MTLRNKLLLAQVPLALALLLLGVLGVSTLGKLGRAGQEILADNYRSVLAMQRIIEHLERMDSAALFIVVDERRRGLELADAHLQPLEAELKVQENNITEPGEAEATTQLRRAWARYRSAYEAFATAEAPEARRSAYFDALAPAFREAKGATQLILALNQDAMVRKSDALQRRSRRVNTLMVLAVVAALVGGFLASASLTQRALRPVSVLSRAVRRLGQGDLSTRAVVEGRDEIAQLARDFNGMAAALLQYRQSSLGELLQAQASSQAAIDSLPDPVVVFGLDGSVLNINRAAEEVLRLSLEGGGALGQVTPEVREVLERVRSHVLGGKGPYLPRGYEESVRLEGPDADRWLLPRGSPVYGEGGGVVGATVILQDVTRLRRFDELKNDLVATVAHEFRTPLTSLRMAIHLCLEEVAGPITPKQADLLFAAREDCERLQGIVDDLLDLSKLQSGRLKLEVRPVSTEEVLEAALVPHRAVADDRGVRLSSERELEVARVEADPERLQLVLSNLVANAVRHTSHGGEVVVRARRDGGRVRFEVADTGEGIAPEHQQRIFEKFFRVPGANSGGAGLGLSIAQEIVQAHGGEMGLSSQPGQGSTFWFTLPGSPREEEQG encoded by the coding sequence ATGACCCTGCGCAACAAGCTGCTCCTGGCCCAGGTGCCCCTGGCGCTCGCGCTGCTGCTGTTGGGGGTGCTGGGCGTCAGCACGCTCGGGAAGTTGGGACGCGCCGGTCAGGAGATCCTCGCCGACAACTACCGCAGCGTGCTGGCCATGCAGCGCATCATCGAGCACCTGGAGCGCATGGACAGTGCCGCCCTCTTCATCGTCGTGGACGAGCGGCGGCGGGGTCTGGAGCTGGCGGACGCGCACCTCCAGCCGCTCGAGGCGGAGCTGAAGGTGCAGGAGAACAACATCACCGAGCCCGGCGAGGCCGAGGCCACCACCCAGCTGCGGCGGGCCTGGGCTCGCTACCGCTCCGCGTACGAGGCCTTCGCCACCGCGGAGGCGCCCGAGGCCCGGCGCTCGGCCTACTTCGACGCACTGGCACCGGCCTTCCGCGAGGCCAAGGGGGCCACCCAACTCATCCTCGCGCTCAACCAGGACGCCATGGTGCGCAAGAGCGACGCCTTGCAGCGGCGGAGCCGGCGGGTGAACACGCTCATGGTGCTGGCGGTGGTGGCGGCGCTGGTGGGTGGCTTCCTCGCCTCGGCGTCACTCACCCAGCGGGCGCTGCGGCCGGTGTCCGTGCTCTCGCGGGCGGTGCGGCGGTTGGGGCAGGGGGACCTGTCCACTCGCGCGGTGGTGGAGGGGCGGGATGAGATCGCCCAGCTCGCCCGAGACTTCAACGGCATGGCGGCGGCGCTGCTGCAATACCGTCAGAGCTCGTTGGGGGAGCTGCTCCAGGCCCAGGCCTCCTCCCAGGCCGCCATCGACAGCCTGCCGGACCCGGTGGTGGTGTTCGGTCTGGATGGGAGCGTGCTCAACATCAACCGCGCCGCGGAGGAGGTGCTGCGGTTGTCGTTGGAGGGCGGCGGCGCGCTGGGTCAGGTGACGCCCGAGGTGCGCGAGGTGCTGGAGCGGGTGCGCTCGCACGTCCTGGGGGGCAAGGGGCCCTACCTGCCTCGAGGTTATGAGGAGTCGGTGCGGCTGGAGGGTCCGGACGCGGACCGATGGCTGCTGCCTCGCGGCAGCCCGGTGTACGGCGAGGGCGGGGGGGTGGTGGGGGCGACCGTCATCCTCCAGGACGTGACGCGGCTGCGCCGCTTCGACGAGTTGAAGAATGACCTGGTGGCCACGGTGGCGCATGAGTTCCGCACGCCGCTCACCTCGCTGCGCATGGCCATCCATCTGTGCCTGGAGGAAGTGGCGGGCCCCATCACGCCCAAGCAGGCGGACCTGCTGTTCGCGGCACGCGAGGACTGCGAGCGCTTGCAAGGCATTGTGGATGACTTGTTGGATTTGTCGAAGCTGCAATCGGGGCGGCTGAAGCTGGAGGTTCGGCCGGTGTCCACGGAGGAGGTGCTGGAGGCGGCCCTCGTCCCGCACCGGGCGGTGGCGGATGATCGAGGCGTGCGGCTGTCCTCGGAGCGCGAGCTGGAGGTGGCGCGGGTGGAGGCGGACCCCGAGCGGTTGCAGTTGGTGCTGTCCAACCTGGTGGCCAACGCCGTGCGGCACACGTCGCACGGGGGCGAGGTGGTGGTGAGGGCCCGGCGCGACGGAGGGCGGGTGCGTTTCGAGGTGGCGGACACGGGCGAGGGCATCGCACCGGAGCATCAGCAGCGCATCTTCGAGAAGTTCTTCCGTGTCCCTGGCGCGAACAGCGGAGGCGCGGGACTGGGATTGTCCATCGCTCAGGAGATCGTCCAGGCGCACGGCGGGGAGATGGGGCTCTCCAGCCAGCCCGGACAGGGAAGCACCTTCTGGTTCACCCTGCCGGGCTCGCCGCGCGAGGAGGAACAGGGCTGA
- a CDS encoding sensor protein KdpD: MAKGRAEDFLELVERGRRGRLKLYIGFAAGVGKTYRMLEESHALRQRGVDVVLGFIETHGRAETQALVAGLEVVPREVFTYRDVSVEEMDLDAVLARKPQVAVVDELAHTNVPLARNRKRYQDVEALLAAGINVIGAFNVQHLESLNDLIERATGIRVRETIPDSFLKSADQVVNLDLAVEDLHERLEAGKIYAPDKVRHALEGFFRQENLSTLRELALREVAESLERATGTRARPGGEPQQKGGSWGRVMVALSSNPPHAATLLRRGSRMAGRLNTDWFVVYVETPHEAPHLIDAEAQRHLLGNIELAKELGAEVVRLKGDDPVVALLDFARSHGVGHIIVGRSRQPWWKRVLGRASDVRLLREGEGFDLHVVSFEAPQEERRP; this comes from the coding sequence ATGGCGAAGGGGCGCGCCGAGGACTTCCTCGAGCTGGTCGAGCGCGGCCGGCGCGGGCGGCTGAAGCTGTACATCGGCTTCGCCGCCGGCGTGGGAAAGACGTACCGCATGCTCGAGGAGTCCCACGCGCTCCGCCAGCGCGGGGTGGACGTGGTGCTCGGCTTCATCGAGACCCACGGCCGGGCCGAGACCCAGGCACTCGTCGCGGGGCTGGAGGTGGTGCCTCGCGAGGTCTTCACCTACCGCGACGTCTCCGTGGAGGAGATGGACCTGGACGCGGTGCTGGCGCGCAAGCCCCAGGTGGCCGTGGTGGACGAGCTGGCCCACACCAACGTCCCCCTGGCGCGCAACCGCAAGCGCTACCAGGACGTGGAGGCGCTGCTGGCCGCCGGCATCAACGTCATCGGAGCCTTCAACGTGCAGCACCTGGAGAGCCTCAATGATCTCATCGAGCGCGCCACCGGCATCCGCGTGCGCGAGACGATTCCCGACAGCTTCCTCAAGAGCGCGGACCAGGTGGTGAACCTGGACCTGGCGGTGGAGGATCTGCACGAGCGGCTCGAGGCGGGGAAGATCTACGCGCCGGACAAGGTGCGGCACGCGCTGGAGGGCTTCTTCCGCCAGGAGAACCTGTCCACCCTGCGTGAGCTGGCGCTTCGCGAGGTGGCCGAGAGCCTGGAGCGGGCCACGGGCACCCGGGCCCGCCCGGGCGGGGAGCCACAGCAGAAGGGCGGGAGCTGGGGCCGGGTGATGGTGGCGCTCAGCAGCAATCCACCTCACGCGGCCACGCTCCTGCGTCGCGGCTCCCGCATGGCGGGACGGCTCAACACCGACTGGTTCGTCGTCTACGTGGAGACGCCGCACGAGGCCCCACACCTCATCGACGCCGAGGCGCAGCGCCATCTGCTGGGCAACATCGAGCTGGCGAAGGAACTGGGCGCGGAGGTGGTGCGGCTCAAGGGGGATGACCCCGTGGTGGCGTTGCTGGACTTCGCCCGTTCCCACGGGGTGGGCCACATCATCGTGGGCCGCTCGCGCCAGCCCTGGTGGAAGCGCGTGCTGGGGCGAGCCTCGGACGTGCGGCTGCTGCGCGAGGGCGAGGGCTTCGACCTCCACGTGGTGTCCTTCGAAGCGCCGCAAGAGGAGCGCCGGCCATGA
- the kdpC gene encoding potassium-transporting ATPase subunit KdpC, producing the protein MVSTLVTALRACLVTLVLTGGLYPLVVTGLSQVLFPDEAHGSLVTHQKGQVVGSALISQGFSQAGYFQPRPSAAGNGHDATASSGSNLGPTSQKLRDRAVSEAERLRQENPDAPGPVPAELVTASGSGLDPHLSPEAVRWQVPRVARARHVDPQRILVVVEANTEGRTFGVLGEPRVNVLLLNLALDRQFGEAAHPVRTTSGGQ; encoded by the coding sequence ATGGTCTCCACTCTCGTCACCGCCCTGCGCGCCTGTCTCGTCACCCTGGTGCTCACCGGCGGGCTCTACCCGCTGGTCGTCACCGGTCTGTCCCAGGTGCTCTTCCCCGACGAGGCCCATGGCTCGCTCGTCACCCACCAGAAGGGCCAGGTGGTGGGCAGTGCCCTCATCAGCCAGGGCTTCTCCCAGGCCGGCTACTTCCAGCCGCGCCCGTCCGCGGCCGGCAACGGCCACGACGCCACCGCCTCCTCGGGCAGCAACCTGGGCCCCACCTCCCAGAAGCTGCGCGACCGGGCCGTGTCCGAGGCCGAGCGCCTGCGCCAGGAGAACCCGGACGCTCCGGGCCCCGTGCCCGCGGAGCTCGTCACCGCGTCCGGCTCGGGGTTGGATCCGCACCTGTCTCCCGAGGCCGTGCGCTGGCAGGTGCCCCGCGTGGCCCGCGCCCGACATGTGGACCCCCAGCGCATCCTCGTCGTGGTAGAGGCGAACACCGAGGGCCGTACCTTCGGCGTCCTCGGAGAGCCCCGGGTGAACGTGCTCCTGCTCAATCTGGCGCTGGACCGTCAATTTGGCGAAGCGGCCCACCCGGTGCGCACGACGTCGGGAGGGCAATGA